In one Halorubrum sp. CBA1229 genomic region, the following are encoded:
- a CDS encoding TlpA disulfide reductase family protein, with product MRRRHLLAGLASVGALGGAGAVATGGVPDALGGGDAPEPIEPVTLDTIEAPGSRDGDVTLPAPDRPTFVDFFATWCKPCVEQMPDLAEAHDRIGDEALFVSVTPQDVGGSVSEEKVVNWWRENDGDWLVAADVSAELAARLNVGGYPSARAIDATGRVRWATSGTHTTEEFVEGIQKALDR from the coding sequence GTGAGGCGCCGCCACCTCCTCGCCGGGCTCGCGAGCGTCGGCGCCCTCGGCGGGGCCGGCGCCGTCGCGACCGGCGGCGTCCCCGACGCGCTCGGCGGCGGTGACGCGCCGGAGCCGATCGAGCCGGTGACGCTCGACACGATCGAAGCGCCCGGGAGCCGCGACGGCGACGTGACGCTCCCGGCCCCCGACCGCCCGACGTTCGTCGACTTCTTCGCGACATGGTGTAAGCCCTGCGTCGAGCAGATGCCCGACCTCGCGGAGGCCCACGACCGGATCGGCGACGAGGCGCTGTTCGTTTCGGTGACGCCTCAGGATGTCGGCGGCTCAGTGAGCGAGGAGAAGGTGGTCAACTGGTGGCGCGAGAACGACGGCGACTGGCTCGTCGCGGCTGACGTCTCGGCCGAGCTCGCCGCCCGACTCAACGTCGGCGGCTACCCGAGCGCGCGAGCCATCGACGCGACGGGGCGCGTCCGCTGGGCGACGTCCGGGACCCACACGACGGAGGAGTTCGTCGAGGGAATCCAGAAGGCGCTCGACCGATGA
- a CDS encoding cytochrome c biogenesis protein CcdA yields the protein MTDVSLATNVPFAVTAGVATFFSPCAYPLLPGYVGFYVNSVDADEASVTGAGVRGLAAAVGVLATFTLLAGATVRVGQSTLSNITVFETLVGGLLVVFGLLVVAGRAPSVSVSLPKRRTSVFGFGLFGAGYALAGAGCVAPIFLAVVARAIALPDEAALLVLSVYAGVVAVLMAATTVATGVGLISNANRVMTHAGTLKRVAGAVMIVAGIGQLYLSLVVY from the coding sequence ATGACCGACGTCTCGCTCGCGACCAACGTCCCGTTCGCCGTGACCGCGGGAGTCGCGACGTTCTTCTCGCCGTGCGCGTACCCGCTCTTGCCGGGGTACGTCGGCTTCTACGTGAACTCCGTCGACGCCGACGAGGCCTCGGTGACCGGGGCGGGGGTTCGCGGCCTCGCGGCCGCGGTCGGCGTGCTGGCGACGTTCACGTTGCTCGCGGGCGCGACGGTCCGAGTCGGGCAGTCGACGCTGTCGAACATCACCGTCTTCGAGACGCTCGTCGGCGGGCTGCTGGTCGTCTTCGGACTGCTCGTCGTCGCCGGACGGGCGCCCTCGGTCTCCGTCTCGCTGCCGAAGCGCCGGACGAGCGTCTTCGGGTTCGGCCTCTTCGGGGCGGGGTACGCGCTCGCCGGCGCGGGCTGCGTCGCCCCCATCTTCCTCGCCGTCGTCGCGCGCGCCATCGCGCTCCCCGACGAGGCCGCCCTCCTCGTCCTCTCGGTGTACGCCGGCGTCGTCGCGGTCCTGATGGCCGCGACGACCGTCGCGACCGGCGTGGGGCTGATCAGCAACGCCAACCGGGTGATGACCCACGCCGGGACCCTGAAGCGCGTCGCCGGCGCGGTGATGATCGTCGCCGGGATCGGCCAGCTGTACCTCTCGCTCGTCGTCTACTGA
- a CDS encoding NAD(P)/FAD-dependent oxidoreductase, translated as MERVDVAIVGGGPAGASAAHAAATGGADALVLEKGVPRADRDRLGPDSTDAAGILDYWVDIMGIHPDEFDDGVVQRELNRAEFRGPDEAATLTSTGIESSYDGFGYTFQRARFDDWLRDRAEDAGAEYRTGVSVRGVDTDLSVDPSDGPNGDAGPDGRGDPRHVVELASGESVGADFVVLADGPQRTVTNRVLDEYLPADAAASERLASRTANHIAYQEYRRVPEDVYEAVNDALVFWWGVMPGETAYPWIFPNDDRVCRIGLTMPIGLDIDEFDRDAYALLDSDDESIPQGGEYIRRLLEWQYGDEYDVEDDFPLVEDAGKRNGTETYPISSTRPIDSPTDAGVAVVGGAMGTTSAFHEGGDHVAVRTGAIAGELAAAGDMAPYNRRWKEAIGDEIVRNVTMADMVADYDPDDWNRIIGAADAMLAAETGDGLLAQPYRSGWESVKLLLGYKWNKRRVMKDYVGIDESEYVY; from the coding sequence ATGGAACGCGTAGACGTCGCTATCGTTGGAGGCGGTCCGGCCGGCGCCTCCGCAGCGCACGCGGCCGCGACCGGCGGCGCCGACGCCCTCGTCCTCGAGAAGGGGGTCCCGCGGGCCGACCGCGACCGGCTCGGCCCGGACTCGACGGACGCCGCGGGGATCTTGGACTACTGGGTCGACATCATGGGGATCCACCCCGACGAGTTCGACGACGGCGTCGTCCAGCGCGAGCTGAACCGCGCGGAGTTTCGCGGGCCCGACGAGGCGGCGACGCTCACCTCCACCGGCATCGAGTCGTCGTACGACGGGTTCGGCTACACCTTCCAGCGCGCCCGCTTCGACGACTGGCTCCGCGACCGCGCCGAGGACGCCGGCGCGGAGTACCGGACCGGCGTGTCGGTCCGCGGCGTCGACACCGACCTCTCGGTGGACCCGAGCGACGGACCGAACGGGGACGCCGGCCCGGACGGTCGCGGCGACCCCCGCCACGTCGTCGAGCTCGCCTCGGGCGAATCGGTCGGCGCCGACTTCGTTGTGCTCGCCGACGGTCCCCAACGCACCGTGACGAACCGCGTGCTCGACGAGTACCTCCCGGCGGACGCGGCCGCCTCCGAGCGGCTCGCCTCCCGGACGGCGAATCACATCGCGTACCAGGAGTACCGCCGCGTGCCCGAGGACGTGTACGAGGCGGTGAACGACGCCCTCGTCTTCTGGTGGGGCGTGATGCCCGGCGAGACGGCGTACCCGTGGATCTTCCCGAACGACGACCGCGTCTGTCGGATCGGGCTGACGATGCCCATCGGGCTCGATATCGACGAGTTCGACCGGGACGCCTACGCCCTGCTCGACTCCGACGACGAGTCGATCCCGCAGGGCGGCGAGTACATCCGGCGCCTCCTAGAATGGCAGTACGGCGACGAGTACGACGTGGAGGACGACTTCCCGCTCGTCGAGGACGCGGGCAAGCGGAACGGGACGGAGACGTACCCCATCTCCTCGACCCGCCCGATCGACTCGCCGACGGACGCCGGCGTCGCGGTCGTCGGCGGCGCGATGGGGACGACCTCCGCCTTCCACGAGGGCGGCGACCACGTCGCGGTCAGAACCGGGGCCATCGCCGGCGAACTGGCCGCCGCGGGCGACATGGCCCCGTACAACCGGCGCTGGAAGGAGGCGATCGGCGACGAGATCGTCCGCAACGTCACGATGGCCGACATGGTCGCCGACTACGACCCCGACGACTGGAACCGGATCATCGGCGCCGCGGACGCCATGCTGGCGGCCGAGACGGGCGACGGCCTCCTCGCGCAGCCGTACCGCTCGGGGTGGGAGTCGGTAAAGCTCCTGCTCGGCTACAAGTGGAACAAGCGGCGCGTCATGAAGGACTACGTCGGCATCGACGAGAGCGAGTACGTCTACTGA
- a CDS encoding sodium-dependent transporter, translating into MARETWATRAGFILAAVGSAVGLGNIWRFPFITGQYGGSSFLITYLAFVALIGFPAILVEFVIGRRTERNPVGALRKLGSGAWSYAGWLFVVTGFIILSYYSVVAGWFLRYTLIGLTDGFTITDPAEAEALFGTVSTGLDTLLFHAVFMALVIGIIAAGVRRGIELSVKVMVPAILVLLLGLAAYGFTLDGASAAYSYYLSPDFGTIAANWTEILPAAAGQAFFTLSLGMGVMITYASYLGEDRNLASDAGVIAALDTLVAVLVGFVVFPVLFTVGIEPGTGGPGAIFVSLTSAFAGIPGGRVIGVVFFAMVGIAALSSAISILEVLVSYLIDELGVARIPASVALGVAVFLLGVPVTIDLIFLSLYDLLADGILLVLGSLLLALFVGWVIPDIAREELREGIADIGGLGDAWIWAVRIPIVIVVIVSLYLGIVDYAGFLTGDFAEWLAAR; encoded by the coding sequence ATGGCACGCGAGACATGGGCGACGCGGGCGGGATTCATCCTCGCCGCGGTCGGCAGCGCCGTGGGGCTCGGGAATATCTGGCGGTTCCCGTTCATCACCGGCCAGTACGGCGGATCGTCGTTTCTGATTACCTACTTGGCGTTCGTCGCGCTGATCGGGTTCCCGGCGATCCTCGTCGAGTTCGTGATCGGCCGTCGGACCGAACGGAATCCCGTCGGCGCGCTGCGGAAACTCGGTAGCGGCGCGTGGTCGTACGCCGGCTGGCTGTTCGTCGTCACCGGCTTCATCATCCTGTCCTACTACAGCGTCGTCGCCGGCTGGTTCCTCCGGTACACCCTCATCGGACTCACCGACGGGTTCACCATCACCGACCCGGCCGAGGCGGAGGCGTTGTTCGGAACGGTCTCCACCGGTCTCGACACGCTCCTCTTTCACGCCGTGTTCATGGCGCTCGTCATCGGGATCATCGCCGCCGGCGTCAGGCGCGGCATCGAGCTGAGCGTGAAGGTGATGGTGCCCGCGATCCTCGTGTTGCTGCTGGGGCTGGCCGCCTACGGATTCACCCTCGACGGCGCGAGCGCGGCGTACAGCTACTACCTCTCGCCGGACTTCGGAACGATCGCGGCGAACTGGACCGAGATCCTGCCCGCCGCCGCTGGACAGGCCTTCTTCACCCTCTCGCTCGGGATGGGCGTGATGATCACCTACGCCTCGTACCTCGGCGAGGACCGGAATCTGGCGTCGGACGCCGGCGTTATCGCCGCACTCGACACGCTCGTCGCCGTCCTCGTCGGATTCGTCGTCTTCCCCGTTCTGTTCACGGTCGGGATCGAACCGGGAACGGGCGGCCCCGGTGCGATCTTCGTGAGTCTCACCTCGGCGTTCGCCGGGATCCCCGGCGGCCGCGTCATCGGGGTCGTGTTCTTCGCGATGGTCGGGATCGCGGCGCTCTCCTCCGCGATCAGCATCCTCGAAGTGCTCGTCTCCTACCTGATCGACGAACTCGGCGTCGCTCGGATCCCGGCGTCGGTCGCGCTCGGCGTCGCCGTCTTCCTCCTCGGCGTGCCGGTCACGATCGACCTGATCTTCCTCAGCCTGTACGACCTGCTCGCTGACGGGATACTGCTCGTCCTCGGCTCGCTGCTGCTCGCGCTGTTCGTCGGCTGGGTCATTCCGGACATCGCCCGCGAGGAACTACGAGAGGGGATCGCCGACATCGGCGGCCTCGGCGACGCGTGGATCTGGGCGGTCCGGATCCCGATCGTTATCGTCGTGATCGTCTCGCTGTACCTCGGGATCGTCGACTACGCCGGGTTCCTCACCGGCGACTTCGCCGAGTGGCTGGCCGCGCGATAA
- a CDS encoding SCO family protein produces the protein MDRRTYLRSLAATGAATTTTATAGCLGVLGAGGAEGTVLGPPERDLSEASHPSYGDEMPHITVPDPITGEEVSTEGLEGERAVLWTSFYTNCPDGVCPALILRLRRAQEYAAEQGFGDEAAFLALTFDPERDTAEVLREYAGQRGVDLGAGNWHFLRPESYERGQELMDEEFGLVIEKRDADEYQNIEYRFPHVGIILLANEDGIVERVYPRGPQTDVERIVDDFERVVTA, from the coding sequence ATGGATCGTCGCACCTACCTGCGGTCGCTCGCCGCGACCGGCGCCGCCACCACCACCACCGCGACCGCCGGCTGTCTCGGCGTCCTCGGCGCGGGCGGCGCCGAGGGGACCGTCCTCGGCCCGCCGGAGCGGGACCTCAGCGAGGCGTCGCACCCGAGCTACGGCGACGAGATGCCACACATCACGGTTCCCGATCCGATCACGGGCGAGGAGGTGTCCACCGAGGGCCTCGAAGGCGAGCGCGCCGTCCTGTGGACCTCGTTTTACACCAACTGCCCCGACGGCGTCTGTCCCGCGCTCATCCTCCGGCTCCGGCGCGCACAGGAGTACGCCGCCGAGCAGGGGTTCGGCGACGAGGCGGCGTTCCTCGCGCTCACGTTCGACCCCGAGCGCGACACCGCCGAGGTGCTCCGCGAGTACGCCGGCCAGCGCGGCGTCGACCTCGGCGCCGGCAACTGGCACTTCCTCCGCCCGGAGAGCTACGAGCGGGGACAGGAGCTGATGGACGAGGAGTTCGGGCTCGTGATCGAGAAGCGGGACGCGGACGAGTACCAGAACATCGAGTACCGGTTCCCTCACGTCGGTATCATCCTCCTCGCCAACGAGGACGGGATCGTCGAGCGGGTGTACCCGAGGGGTCCCCAGACGGACGTCGAGCGGATCGTCGACGACTTCGAGCGGGTGGTCACCGCGTGA
- a CDS encoding AIM24 family protein, giving the protein MNLDQFTAENAPTESAEPFQRENSYTLDVDVDGTVMAKAGSMIAYTGDVSFTGKASAEGGLTGFLKEAATGEGTPIMAVEGQGHVYFADGGKKVQVVELDAGESITVNGEDVLAFEESLSYEISTIDSLAGSLAGGFSNVYLEGPGYVAITTHGDPIVLEPPVATDPSATVAWGGTSPNVEVNRSLSDMIGQESGERYQMRFDDSGGFVVVQPYEEHV; this is encoded by the coding sequence ATGAATCTCGATCAGTTTACAGCCGAGAACGCACCGACGGAGAGCGCGGAACCGTTCCAGCGCGAGAACAGCTACACCCTCGACGTTGACGTCGACGGCACGGTGATGGCGAAGGCCGGGTCGATGATAGCGTACACCGGCGACGTCTCGTTCACCGGGAAGGCGTCCGCGGAGGGCGGGCTCACCGGCTTCCTCAAGGAGGCGGCCACCGGCGAGGGGACGCCGATCATGGCCGTCGAGGGGCAGGGTCACGTCTACTTCGCCGACGGCGGCAAGAAGGTGCAGGTCGTCGAGCTCGACGCCGGCGAGTCGATCACGGTCAACGGCGAGGACGTGCTCGCCTTCGAGGAATCGCTCTCCTACGAGATCAGCACCATCGACAGCCTCGCCGGCTCGCTCGCCGGCGGCTTCAGCAACGTCTACCTCGAGGGGCCCGGCTACGTCGCGATCACCACTCACGGCGACCCGATCGTCTTGGAGCCGCCGGTCGCGACGGACCCCAGCGCGACCGTCGCGTGGGGCGGGACCTCCCCGAACGTGGAGGTCAACCGCAGCCTCTCCGACATGATCGGGCAGGAGTCCGGCGAGCGGTACCAGATGCGCTTCGACGACTCCGGCGGATTCGTGGTCGTGCAACCGTACGAGGAGCACGTCTGA
- a CDS encoding HalOD1 output domain-containing protein: MSDAEDVDTDEIPILAETVDPESLNDLCMSASDSSPVTVSFAHVGYDVTVRSDGCVIVDDA; the protein is encoded by the coding sequence GTGAGCGACGCCGAAGACGTCGATACGGACGAGATTCCGATCCTCGCCGAGACGGTCGACCCGGAGTCGCTCAACGACCTCTGTATGAGCGCATCCGACTCGAGTCCGGTGACGGTTTCGTTCGCCCACGTGGGCTACGACGTGACCGTCCGTAGCGACGGGTGCGTCATCGTCGACGACGCGTGA
- the phoU gene encoding phosphate signaling complex protein PhoU, with amino-acid sequence MPREQYQSKLEKLRDDVLYMSEVVAERLKMGLDALERQDGELGEEVITGDAEINDLYLELEGQCTDLIALQQPVAGDLRFIAASFKIITDLERIADLATNLGEYAKQADREVFPDVDVQRIGDDTLAMLEEAMQAYAESDPELCHAVAEADDEIDAACEAASDLVVRDLIERDELREEADVEGTMQNVSRLLLTIRDLERVGDHAVNIAARSLYMIENDDELLY; translated from the coding sequence ATGCCACGAGAACAGTACCAGTCGAAGCTGGAGAAGCTCCGCGACGACGTGCTCTACATGAGCGAAGTGGTCGCGGAGCGGCTCAAGATGGGACTCGACGCCTTGGAGCGGCAGGACGGCGAGCTGGGCGAGGAGGTCATCACCGGCGACGCCGAGATCAACGACCTCTACCTCGAGCTGGAGGGCCAGTGCACCGACCTCATCGCGCTCCAGCAGCCGGTGGCGGGCGACCTGCGCTTCATCGCGGCCTCGTTCAAGATCATCACCGACCTCGAACGGATCGCGGACCTGGCGACGAACCTCGGGGAGTACGCGAAGCAGGCCGACCGCGAGGTGTTCCCCGACGTCGACGTCCAGCGCATCGGCGACGACACGCTGGCGATGTTAGAGGAAGCGATGCAGGCGTACGCGGAGTCCGACCCCGAGCTGTGTCACGCCGTCGCCGAGGCCGACGACGAGATCGACGCCGCCTGCGAGGCCGCGAGCGACCTCGTCGTCCGCGACCTCATCGAGCGCGACGAGCTCCGCGAGGAGGCGGACGTGGAGGGGACGATGCAGAACGTCTCGCGGCTCCTCCTCACTATCCGTGACCTCGAACGCGTCGGCGACCACGCCGTCAACATCGCGGCGCGCTCGCTGTACATGATCGAGAACGACGACGAGCTGCTGTACTGA
- a CDS encoding glycerophosphodiester phosphodiesterase: protein MTDSARSEPTLIAHRGFAGESPENTVAAVERAAGVGSAEGADGPAGRRADWIEVDAVPTADGDVVVIHDAELSGRDGRGLTDATGVVWETDTATVTGAEVLDSGETVPLLADVLDAVPPDVGVNVELKNPGRRDLRQGEKLAGDALAARTDAWRPFAERALDAVAGHGNDLLFSSFCEGALAAVRELSSRPVAPLFGASIADGLAIAREHDAAAVHPPVDAIRGTPFFDAERFGESPENGAPDIVAAAHDEGRAVNVWTVATWYQADRLAAAGVDGVIADYSTLLRD from the coding sequence ATGACCGACTCCGCGCGCTCCGAACCGACCCTGATCGCCCACCGCGGGTTCGCCGGCGAGAGCCCCGAGAACACCGTGGCAGCGGTCGAGCGGGCCGCTGGGGTCGGGAGTGCGGAGGGCGCCGACGGCCCCGCCGGCCGCCGGGCCGACTGGATCGAGGTCGACGCGGTGCCCACCGCCGACGGCGACGTGGTCGTCATCCACGACGCGGAGCTCTCCGGGCGTGACGGCCGCGGGCTCACCGACGCGACGGGCGTCGTCTGGGAGACGGACACCGCGACCGTCACCGGCGCCGAGGTGCTCGACAGCGGCGAGACCGTCCCGCTCCTCGCCGACGTGCTCGACGCGGTCCCCCCGGACGTCGGCGTGAACGTCGAACTCAAGAACCCCGGCCGGCGCGACCTCCGTCAGGGCGAGAAGCTCGCGGGGGACGCGCTCGCGGCGCGGACGGATGCGTGGCGGCCGTTCGCGGAGCGCGCGCTCGACGCGGTCGCGGGACACGGGAACGACCTGCTGTTCTCGTCGTTCTGCGAGGGGGCGCTCGCGGCGGTGCGGGAGCTGTCGTCGCGGCCGGTCGCCCCGCTGTTCGGAGCGTCGATCGCGGACGGGCTCGCGATCGCCCGCGAGCACGACGCGGCGGCGGTTCACCCGCCGGTCGACGCGATCCGCGGCACGCCGTTCTTCGACGCGGAGCGGTTCGGCGAGTCGCCCGAGAACGGAGCGCCGGACATCGTCGCCGCCGCGCACGACGAGGGCCGCGCCGTGAACGTCTGGACCGTCGCGACGTGGTATCAGGCCGACCGGCTCGCGGCGGCGGGCGTCGACGGGGTCATCGCCGACTACTCGACGCTGCTGCGCGACTGA
- a CDS encoding M24 family metallopeptidase yields the protein MVDLAARTDRLDAYLDERGLEAVWFAKPNGFAWLTGGDNVVDADTDVGVAAAGYDGALRVITDNVEAERLADEELPDAIAVESFPWHADSLATAVAERSPAPAAADFDVPGFERVDGSRLRQPLTDDDVERYRELGREAAAAVETVCRNLEPEDPEYEVAAGIDISLASRDVDTPVVLVGGAERAQRFRHYTPSDATLGDYALVSVTAERAGLYASLTRTVAFDAPDWLEERHRAAARVEATALAATEAAAEGDLAGEDDPDTAGDVFDAIREAYDAVGFADEWREHHQGGAAGFAGREWFAAPGGDEPVRRPMGYAWNPTVRGTKSEDTHLVAPDFTETLTKTGQWPTHEVEPVDVAGIPTETRELSAPVIR from the coding sequence ATGGTCGATCTCGCCGCCCGCACCGACAGACTCGACGCGTACCTCGACGAGCGCGGGCTCGAAGCGGTCTGGTTCGCTAAGCCGAACGGGTTCGCGTGGCTCACCGGCGGCGACAACGTCGTCGACGCCGACACCGACGTCGGGGTGGCCGCGGCCGGCTACGACGGCGCGCTCCGCGTGATCACGGACAACGTCGAAGCGGAACGGCTCGCCGACGAGGAGCTGCCGGACGCGATCGCCGTCGAATCGTTCCCATGGCACGCCGACTCGCTGGCTACGGCCGTCGCCGAGCGCTCGCCTGCCCCCGCCGCCGCCGACTTCGACGTGCCGGGGTTCGAGCGCGTCGACGGGAGCCGGCTGCGCCAGCCGCTCACCGACGACGACGTCGAACGCTACCGCGAGCTGGGCCGCGAGGCCGCCGCCGCCGTCGAGACCGTCTGCCGCAACCTCGAGCCCGAGGACCCCGAGTACGAGGTCGCCGCCGGGATCGACATCTCGCTCGCCTCCCGCGACGTCGACACCCCGGTCGTGCTCGTCGGCGGCGCGGAGCGCGCGCAGCGGTTCCGCCACTACACGCCGAGCGACGCGACCTTAGGCGACTACGCGCTCGTCTCCGTCACCGCCGAGCGGGCGGGGCTGTACGCCTCCCTGACACGGACCGTCGCCTTCGACGCCCCCGACTGGTTGGAGGAGCGCCACCGCGCCGCGGCCCGCGTCGAGGCGACCGCGCTCGCGGCGACCGAGGCCGCGGCGGAAGGCGATCTCGCGGGCGAAGACGATCCCGACACCGCCGGCGACGTCTTCGACGCGATCCGCGAGGCGTACGACGCCGTCGGCTTCGCCGACGAGTGGCGGGAGCACCACCAGGGCGGCGCGGCGGGGTTCGCGGGCCGCGAGTGGTTCGCCGCGCCCGGCGGCGACGAGCCGGTCCGACGACCGATGGGCTACGCGTGGAATCCGACCGTGCGGGGGACCAAAAGCGAGGACACCCACCTCGTCGCGCCCGACTTCACCGAGACGCTGACGAAAACCGGCCAATGGCCGACCCACGAGGTGGAGCCGGTCGACGTCGCGGGGATCCCGACGGAGACGCGGGAGCTGTCGGCGCCGGTCATCCGGTGA
- a CDS encoding glutaredoxin family protein produces MAVRLYALDGCPWCEKASDALDEAGIEYETEWVDALHSDRDEVKRVSGQRGVPVLIDEDRGVTMSESANIVKYVERTLA; encoded by the coding sequence ATGGCAGTCCGACTCTACGCGCTCGACGGGTGTCCGTGGTGCGAGAAGGCGTCCGACGCGCTCGACGAGGCCGGGATCGAGTACGAGACCGAGTGGGTCGACGCGCTCCACTCCGACCGCGACGAGGTGAAGCGGGTCAGCGGCCAGCGCGGCGTTCCGGTCCTGATCGACGAGGACCGCGGCGTGACGATGTCCGAGAGCGCCAACATCGTGAAGTACGTCGAGCGGACCCTCGCATGA
- a CDS encoding cob(I)yrinic acid a,c-diamide adenosyltransferase: protein MTIYTGRGDEGDTDLRDMSRVSKSSPRIEAYGTVDEANALIGTVRPTGHDDLDELLETVQNHLHVVQADLANPDPDPDDPQVEPELVEALENRIDAFDEELEPLTSFVLPGGGESGARLHHARTVTRRAERRVVELARSEPINETVVSYLNRLSDLLFTLGRVANARDGEPEESPSY, encoded by the coding sequence ATGACCATCTACACCGGACGCGGCGACGAGGGCGACACCGACCTCCGAGACATGAGCCGCGTGTCGAAGTCCAGCCCGCGGATCGAGGCGTACGGGACCGTCGACGAGGCGAACGCGCTGATCGGGACCGTGCGCCCCACGGGTCACGACGATCTCGACGAGCTGCTGGAGACGGTCCAGAACCACCTCCACGTGGTGCAGGCGGACCTCGCGAACCCGGACCCGGACCCGGACGACCCGCAGGTCGAGCCCGAGCTGGTCGAGGCCCTCGAAAACCGGATCGACGCCTTCGACGAGGAGCTGGAGCCGCTGACGTCGTTCGTCCTGCCCGGCGGCGGCGAGTCGGGCGCGCGCCTCCACCACGCCCGGACGGTGACTCGCCGTGCGGAGCGCCGGGTCGTCGAGCTCGCGCGCTCCGAGCCGATCAACGAGACGGTCGTCTCCTATCTCAACCGCCTCTCCGACCTGCTCTTTACCCTCGGCCGGGTCGCGAACGCGCGCGACGGCGAGCCCGAGGAGTCGCCCTCGTACTGA
- a CDS encoding thioesterase family protein: MSTYTTEIDIRFRDIDAMGHVNNAVYATYVEQARTEYFRDVLDADLSRVSTVLASLSLDFRRPVELTDGAVAVKLDVAELGRSSVTMTHELRVDGELVAEGEATLVSLDPDSGEPAPVPPAFREGMASYHEL, encoded by the coding sequence ATGAGCACGTACACGACCGAGATCGACATCCGGTTCCGCGACATCGACGCGATGGGCCACGTCAACAACGCCGTCTACGCGACGTACGTCGAACAGGCCCGGACGGAGTACTTCCGAGACGTCCTCGACGCCGACCTCTCGCGGGTGTCGACGGTGTTGGCGTCGCTCTCGCTCGACTTCCGGCGACCGGTCGAGCTGACGGACGGGGCCGTCGCGGTCAAGCTCGACGTCGCGGAGCTCGGTCGCTCCAGCGTGACCATGACCCACGAGCTGCGCGTCGACGGGGAGCTCGTCGCCGAGGGCGAGGCGACGCTGGTCAGCCTCGACCCCGACTCCGGGGAGCCCGCGCCGGTCCCGCCCGCGTTCCGCGAGGGGATGGCGTCGTACCACGAGTTGTAG